The Elaeis guineensis isolate ETL-2024a chromosome 5, EG11, whole genome shotgun sequence DNA segment atggttAAATATGTAGGATCAAGTTTAATTTCATAGTATAAAAAAGTAATATTGAAGTGAATAATCTTGATTGTTTGCTTGGTTCAGAAACAAAACATTTATGAGAATAAAATGACCGGTAGGCAATCATAGGCTAAGCAACAAGCCAGAGGCCCTGGTGGCATAATCTCAAGCCTCTGGCCAAATGCTTAAAAGAGATGGTTCACTTTCATCATAAAGCTCTTCTCTCTGTTTGTCATCCGGAAGATCCATATATCCAGCATATGGCATgtataaataaaattttgtaaTTTTGGCATACTTCAAATTTCAGCATGGAACCCTGCAAGAAAATGTAGCCAGTACTTTTGGAGCTCAAGTTGATGCTCATGACCGTAGAATATACATCCTTGGTCCTACAAATTCCCCTTCTGTAAGTTGATCGTTACAGTTTGTATTTTCACTGCCCTTGTGTATTCCTACCGATTGAAGTCCACGTCTTCTGTATAATGTTCTTAATGTGCTTGACGAGTTTCAAATTCTTTTATGAACAATCAGATGCAGACTGAGTTTGTGGTACCTTAATTTGCTTTTGCTTTTCCTTTGTGGATGCCAGTCCAACTTCCATGTTACCTCATTATAAAAGCTTATGTAGAAGCCTTTCTGATAAAAAGAGTGCCTAAAATTACTAGCATCCTTAATTTTGCATGTCATCCATTAGAAAGATGGACCCTTGTGTGTAAATGCCGAGTCTTAGGGTTAATCCTATCaagaaaactatatatatatatccttaatTTTGCATGTCATCCATTAGAAAGATGGACCCTTGTGTGTAAATGCCGAGTCTTAGGGTTAATCCTATCaagaaaactatatatatatatatataaaaggtcgATCAGATTTGaacttaaatctgattaaatcaaaattgaacaataaaaaaactacatcgatgaTCCAAACTGTTAAATATCATCTACTACTTCAAAACTACTTAcacatcaaaaatcatataattcgAAGACCTTAGCATatgcatcaaatgatcaaaagatacatctaattcaattttatttagattgttcaatttttgattatttgatgTATAGGTTAGAAGCctccaaatcatataatttttttgtatacgAATAAGTTTGAGATAATAATCACATTCAACGATTTGAATCATTGATATAAAATACATATTATAGaattttgatctgattgaatctaaaaatttttattttatatatatatattctctacCTTCTCTTTGACAATCCCTGACAAGACGAGACTACAACGTCTGGAGTCTCCACTGCCATAATAATCATCTGTGGGTGATGAAAAGGCCACAAAATATAGTAATATGTTAAATTAAATACTTAACCTCCTTCACTTAGATCTGGAAGTGTCAGTTCATGAAGATAAATATGCTTGTGAAGTCTCACCGGACAAAGTTGCTCTCGACAAGCAATTTTTTCTGCTTTTCACCTTGTCAATAGATTACACTTTAACTAAATTCAGTCTTGTTCTCAAAAATCTTCTAATGACACGAGTTTCACCATCTGTGATCTGGTCGGAAGGCAACACGGTCATCTGCAATATTTCTATCCTTCTAGTTTTTTCATTTCCCTGTGAAATCGTAGTTACATCTTTTATGTTAAAATTTATTCATGTTTAATGCTTTATTTCCAGAGAACCTTTAGTTCCTCTTTCCAGAAAATCACAAACAATAAATCCTTGTCCTCAAAATAATCTTGAGGTTGCCACAAGCTCGAACAACTTGAGGTTGTTCTGGCTAGTGCACAAACACTAAATTCAACATTTTATAGCTCAGTACTGGTTCACAGCTAATTGTTGTGGTTGGCATGTTATGTTCCTCCAATTTCTTGGTTCTTTTATACCAAGTAAATTCATGAAAATGATgcctgtaattttggcctgcttAGCAATGCTACCAGCATATCCGCATCATACCTCTTGTGCAAGGATCATGTACATGAGTGGTGGAAAGAAAATGGAGCTGGAGATGTTACTAGAGTCCTAAGATCTCACAAAGATATTTGGGATAATAAAAATCTCAGAATGCGATGGGTCAATTTCTTCCACTTATCCTTCTCTAACGCTCCTGCCTACCATTAAAGGTCCACGGTAGGCCAAGTGCACACTGAAACTGATACATGGACCGGCCACGATTAGGTTGAGAATGCGATGGGTCAATTTCTTCCACTCATCAAGAACAAGTAGGTTGAGAATGGTCCACAATCCATGAACTCCCATTAAAGGTCCACGGTAGGCCGAGTGCACACTGAAACTGATACATGGATCGGCCACGCACCGGAGCCAGTCTACAATTTCTGGTGGACTGGGATCGTAAACAATTTTTCAATTTGAGCGTGCTATGGTTTGTTTGAGTTTGGTTGCAACCAGTGGACACAAACCAGCCAGCAGATGACCATTCGGCAACTACTTAAGTACAAGCCTTCTGTTGATGCATCCTGTTGATGAGATAAGGTTAAAGTCCAAAAGTCTTCATCCGTTTGTGCTCGGAGGCCAAAATGGAGATGGAGGATCAACATCATATACATGGACCAAATGGCTCCATGTTGATATACTTCTAATCATTAGGTTCTGTAAGTGTTTCTGTTCTCGAGAACCAAGCGAACAAGTACTTCAGGCATCACAAAACTTTGATTAGTGATGACAACTAGAATGAGAAGCGAAAATTGGCATATCATCTCATCTCCCATGATTAGTGAGCCATAAACAAGAAAAAGGATTGATTACTCACCAGCCCAATTTTGGAAAGGATCTCTCTAGTATATGAAAAATGTAACAAGAAGATATCAGACTATAGTTTCCAACCAGTTTTCCACCTAAATACATCGAAAGGTAACCTCACTGTATCAACCACGCATTTTTGCTGGAGGAGGTGGGGGGGTGGGTGTAGAAACCCAAAAAAAAGAGGCTTGTTTGTAACCACCTAATGGGGTGGGAAGAATGGAAGGATATGAAACAAGAGAATTATTAGAATGTGATGGAGAAAGTTGATGCACCACAGCTATCAGAGAACGACGATTGTTACACCACCACAAGCCAAGTATGCTCCCATCGGTTAAAATTTTCTTTCTTGCTATGTTTGTTCTATCTCTGTATATGTGAAATTtcccttaaaaaaataaaagcctTAGCCAGAGAGAGGGGGAAAGTCACACTCATCTTGGAGTTGAAAGGTTGTGGTAGGCCTGCATGTTTAATTCACAGTATTAAGGAAAAAGATTTGACAATTTTTTATATCAGATCTCTTCTAGTAAAACTGCAAGATAGTTTCATAGGCTATGACAGATTGCTTCCATGAAGCACCATGTGATATGGTATTATATTCAAGCATCTTGTGCTAATATatatttcatttgaaaattttataagGTGAACTGATGGTTTTAAAGATAAGATAAATCAAAGGCCCATTGTTTATATGTGAACAGGTGTTCTTGATTGTGTTTACCATGTTATCCTGCTATTTATCCATCTCCTAGTGCAACTTTTCCCAAAATTCCACGCTTAGTGTAATCATAAAAGCTAAAGTTGGTGGAAACTGGAAAGTATTACCTCTCTGGCGTTGTTGGAGCCATTTCAGATCTCGTCGAACTTGTCACAGAACCCTGACCTTGGGGTCTGTCGATACTGAACCTCTTCCAAACCTCGGGCAAAAATTCTAATAATGGAACAGGTGCCAAGGAACCACCCTCAGGCCTCAGTTCCTGTTGCAATGTGAGGCCATTGGCTTGGCAATAATCCCTCACCGAGGGGCGTGAAGACTCGGGAAGATCCACCTGAACTGGTCTCCATTGTCCTTCACCACCAGACTCAAGAACTTGTATCCATGGAGATGCCTCCTGACTTCCTCTTTCCGGCAATTTTGCGTCACTGGATGTTGTTACCTCATGATCGTTTTTACGAGCTGTCAGTGGCACCTTCAGTTTCCCCACTGCAAACCGCTCCCTGTAGGTATGGTAGGTCTGCAAAACCCAGCAAACAAAAGATATGTCCAATGGTAAGGATATTTACGAATCACTGTTTTGCACAATTTATGCCAGCATATCACAGCATGGGCTTATGCTCAAATTCATTATAACTAGAGTGCAATGAATCAGTTTGTCCATCTCTTCCAAGTGCTGAACCAGTGGACCAACTCATAGAAAAGCTGATGAACTAGAGTTATACTGATCCAACCCTATTTGCAGCACTCTGACTACAACTACAAGACCTAACTGAATGAAAATATACCGTTTTGGGATGCAGGTTCCTGTTCTATGCTGCTTTGGCTCATCCTCTTTGCTCATTTGCTGACTACCAGGGGTGGAAGTAGCTGGCTGCCAGAAGACCGGTACTTCCGAGTGCCTATGAATGAACATTTTCCGGCGAATATGAACCGGAAGTTCAGACTCTGTAAACTTGAAATCCAGATGATACTGAGCTTGATGAAGATTTCTCAAGTGCAGGTCGATATCCCCAGCAAGATCAGCCAGCCACGTTTTTGCATTCCAACTTGCCATTCTAGTCACCAATGAGCAATCTGCATGGTATGAATTTTCTAGAAGGTAAGAATAGCAACTTGATTGGCCTGTCAATAGAGCCAGCAGTTCCATGACTAATAGAAAACCAGCAAGATAGCTTGGTGACTCTTTTTCATGGTACTCCTGTAAAAACATATTGGTTTCTTTGTTGGGGGCCAAAGGTGCATCACCAGAAACTTTATTCTTAGTTCTGAAATATGTTATGTTTGTTTGTTTAAACCAATTTCCATTTGctcgaagaaaaaaaattggtggGTCGCATTATAAAATTATGTTGCTGGGAGGTGCACCTGTTGCACTGGTTGATGTTGAAGCCTTGAGGTTTTCTCTTATGGTTATGGAGACTGAGGTTTTATTGCTGACAATATTTTGTTCTAAGGAAGCATCCACTTCCACTCTAGTAAAGTTGGGCAGGCAATATGCATCCTCAAGGTGTATGGAGGCATCTGAAACAATGGGAAAGGCATCATGCAGGTCAGGCCTTTCTCCCCTCTCACGTCTCCGCAACGTGTTTATGAAAAATGTACTAAGTTCATCAGCAATAAGATGACGAGGTAACAACAGTATCTTCCTAAGTTTGTGAGAACCATATGAAAATGCACCGCGAATGCGTTTAAGATTTCCTGCATTTGCAAGTGAGCACCACATCAGACAGAACTTCCAGaagaatatgaaaagaaaatcaCATTGCAGCAATATTGAGTAATTGAGTGCGTGTGTGTGTGCGTCCGCGcgcgtgtgtgtgtgagagagagagagagagagaggagatgatAGTGAAGGAGGCAATTGCTGACCTGTGCTTACACTTCTTCCCAGATTATTGTTTTCTTTCAGCGGATCTACCACATTTAGACACTTCTCAGGGAAGTCCAAAGAGCTGCTTCCACAGTCCCTTGGGCTTACAGAAAACAAGTCCATGCAGTTTTTAAGGAAGTCCTTGGTAAGCAATAAATCACCATCTGTTTCTGCTGCCACAGCTGTGAAATTAGAAACATAACCATTCATCAACCATGCACACACAGTCACTCATAtagacacacacagagagagagagagagagagagagagagagagagaggaccgtGTAAATCAATGCGATAACTGCCCCAATCAAATTTGCTAAAATAGTCCAAAAACCTGTACAGAACCTGTGTCAAGGCCACTTTCTTCATCAGACCTCAGTTGATCTGTATTACATGAATGCCAATGTTCCAAATGATGTATTTCCAATTGAAAACTCACCGATAAAGGACCAGTTAGAGTTTCATGGAAGAGATGGAGTATATAGAGGACCAATGTTTCCAATGCATATGTAGATATCAGGGCATAGGGAGCACCAAGGATGCGGCTTTCATAATAACACCAAGCTTTAATCAATATGATACTCTTTTTAAAGAGATGATCCTTCCCAAGCTTCCTGTCAATCTACACCATAATAGATTTCAAGCAATCTCCCTAAAATCTTGAAAGCAAGAAGAGTGTAATGAGACTTGGGAGGTGAAACAGAAGAGTACTTAATATGGATGACTGATCCAGCAATGTGAAAGTGCACATATGAGGAAAGAAGGAACAAGTTAACATTATCACCATACCAGCTCCAGGAAGCACAGTTTACACTGTCCACCAATCTGATTAAATGAGATATCTACTCCAATATTCTGAACGAGGCACTTAACAAGTTGGACCTGGCATAAAAATTtctttatataattaaaaaaccTACATAATATTCAGATATTCCAAAAGATAAGAAGACAAATATATGCAAAGATGTCTCAAATCAACATATACTCAAGTTCAAAAAGAAATGATGAATAACTGACCATGTGATATGGGTCGGGAGTGTGGGTGTGGGTGTAAGCGTGAGAGGTGGGAAGGGTGAGGGGAGTGTTCAAATCAAGCTGTGGAGTTTCCAGGGATATATGAATGTCCAAATCCATATGTACCATACATTAGCTAAAGCTGCATcaagaataaataatttttttcttcagcaTTAACAAACTTCACATGTTCATCTCATACATCACTTTGCTTTTCACCCTCTCAAAATTGCAATCCATTAACTACCAAAACCAGTCCACCACAATAGCTTGTGTCTTTctgacattttttttttccaattgtcCCTATGTTGGTTAGTTGGCATTCCACAATCTTTCTTATTCTAGTCAGAAAATTTGTTAAGCTAAAAATGGCAAGAGGATATGGGaaaaagaagaattaggttttaggatgcttgataataaaaaaaatgctgTATTGTAAACCCACATATGGAAAAAAGAATGGAGCCAGTGTCAATAGTAATGTACTTTGTGACACCAATGGAACCAAGATCATAGAAACTAAAAGACTAGGAAGCACTATTATAGCATAAGTAGAAACTGTGGCAACAAAATCTAGGCATTTGATAAAGATTTAACTATCATCTAGAAGACTTTTTGCATATCAAAAGTGTGAGGGCCCATGCAAGCATATATTTAGTTCCATATCAACTATGTATGGGTAGTTCTTGAACATTTATATAGGGTTAAAGAACCCAAATAACACACTCTAGCTAGCCTCTTTAAGTGAGATTCTAAGTTGTTACAAATGGAATCAGAGTAAACCCAGTCCATAGCCCATGTGGACTGGGCAACACTGTAACATGGGCCCATATAAATTGAACACAGGCTGATCATGATCTTTGTGATTAGATTTGTGGTATTTGTGACTAGATTTGAACCCTTAGCCAGGCGAGGATGCTGGGGCTTAAATGCATGGAGGGGGGTTCATCTGAGTGCCTATAAAAGTGTacatttagtcccacattggctATGTACTTTGTAGATCTTGGGTACAAATATAAGACCAAGGAATCCAAATAACACATTCAAGGTAGCCATTTTGTGTGAGGTTTTGAGTTGCTGCAAAGAGGCTGATTGATTTCAGGATTAAAGCTTTCTATCAATGTTGTAAAAAATTATCTAGCACCAACCAGGAGAAACAACATGAAGGTTTATGCACAAAAACACAAACATATATAAAAACAAGTAGCCCTTGGGCTAAAATTTGggtggagaagaggaagaaactcATGTTTAAGTATGGTGTGGGTCAAGTTACGGTACTTGTATGTATACTTATACTTGATTATGAggaatttttgaagaaaatattgATCTTTTACACATAAAGTTTCCAAAATCATGAAGCCTAGATGCGACAAACTCATACTACCACATTTTCCATCTAAATGTCTGACTGGTTGGATGTATAAATTATTATTCACCCAACCAATACAAAAAGGATGTCACTAAATGTAGATCAAGAAGTAAATAAAGCAGTAATAAAATCACCTTATTACTTGGTTTGTTtgataaaatttcataatttctaGTCCACATACTGCATGATAGCTCAACAATAAATGCATGAAAGTGAATCTAGGAAACTATGAACAGCACTATGTTCGGAAAAGAATTATCTCCCAACACATGATGAAACCTTTATGAAGAATGTGGTAACTATGTGCAGCAAAGCTGGCAAAGATACTATAAAGACATAAAACCAAGCCAAAAGGTAGAATTCATTAAAAGATAAATCATGGCATCCTATCAAACAactcataaaaaataaagatagttGAATGAAAAACCTCAGCATTGATGTACTGCACATCCTTTATTTCAAACCTGGCATCCTCACTATTCTCTTGAGCTTGTATGATAGACAAAACATCATGGACTAAATTCCCATCAGAATTTGGACCATAAAATAAAGTCAGATCAATATCCCCATCAGGAAGGTATGTCTTTAATGGAACTGATCCAAATGGAAATACCTGTGGATTTTGCATAGACTAAACATATGTTAATATTGTCTACCTACAATAAGCAGATCTACTCCCAGATGTTCAAATTAGGAAAGAGTTGGATAATGAAACATTAATTCCATAAGAAAGATATTTGATCAATCAAAAAGGCCCAAGAAATTCCTTCACAAAAGCAGCACATTGTTATTTTTTCTCATAGAAATTGTCAATGAAGTGAAATATAATTATATGGTCCAGGACTGCAGTTGATGATGCCCTTGAAGAGTGGCATCTGCAAGGAGCTTCAAAAATATGGAAATATAGAACAATTGTTAGCTTGCAATGATCAGTTCAGGTATATAGTTAGAATATGTCTTAGAAGCTCTCTGAAGAATCATATTGAAAAAAGCTTCAGGTTAGCCCAGTGGCTTCTCAAAATGAAGAGGATACATGCATATAATCAGAAAAAAGCCAGCAGTGCATTGGGGCATTAAACTTGTTCactccttcatatcttttgacttGGATATGCATAAGAAAATTCTTGCATTGGTTAAAGAATCAGAAGAGACATTAAACATATAAGCTTGGAGATTAACAGCTCAAAAAATGCATAAACACATACACAGCAGAAACTTGTGTTGGGGAAAACAAAAACTTATCAAAGCATACATTGGAAAAATGCTAATCAAGGCTTATACATTTTATCTAAAGataattctttttagaaaaaaaagtatTATATAGATTGTGAAAGAACCTTTGAAGGAGTACTGACTCAAGTCTGAAGATATTTGAGTAACATCCATGTATTATCATTACAACTGGAATTTTATAACCATATAAGAAGGATATTTGCAAATTTATTGTGATGTTGCTGGAAATCATCATGGACATCCTTGATGAGAAAGGTACACTGGTGGCTTTTGATAAGAAAATGCATGTAGAAACAATCATTTAAATAGACA contains these protein-coding regions:
- the LOC105044805 gene encoding uncharacterized protein; its protein translation is MCDLEAFPPLQSAAERQRGRSSTSTPFPYRSMAGISPASWKQAEEKAEEIIRSIQPTQEAEMKRWSVIEHIQKLIKTKTDSEVFPFGSVPLKTYLPDGDIDLTLFYGPNSDGNLVHDVLSIIQAQENSEDARFEIKDVQYINAEVQLVKCLVQNIGVDISFNQIGGQCKLCFLELIDRKLGKDHLFKKSIILIKAWCYYESRILGAPYALISTYALETLVLYILHLFHETLTGPLSVLYRFLDYFSKFDWGSYRIDLHAVAAETDGDLLLTKDFLKNCMDLFSVSPRDCGSSSLDFPEKCLNVVDPLKENNNLGRSVSTGNLKRIRGAFSYGSHKLRKILLLPRHLIADELSTFFINTLRRRERGERPDLHDAFPIVSDASIHLEDAYCLPNFTRVEVDASLEQNIVSNKTSVSITIRENLKASTSTSATDCSLVTRMASWNAKTWLADLAGDIDLHLRNLHQAQYHLDFKFTESELPVHIRRKMFIHRHSEVPVFWQPATSTPGSQQMSKEDEPKQHRTGTCIPKRISLPLDISFVCWVLQTYHTYRERFAVGKLKVPLTARKNDHEVTTSSDAKLPERGSQEASPWIQVLESGGEGQWRPVQVDLPESSRPSVRDYCQANGLTLQQELRPEGGSLAPVPLLEFLPEVWKRFSIDRPQGQGSVTSSTRSEMAPTTPERPTTTFQLQDECDFPPLSG